In the Streptomyces sp. SJL17-4 genome, GTGGCAGGGACCGGCCCTGGTGGACGTACGGGCCGGGGCGGCGCTGCGGATCCACGCGGCCCACCTCGAGGAGAGCCGACTGCTCGCCACCGAACGCCGGCTCGATGCCGAGCTGCGTCTCGGACGGCACGGCGAACTCCTCGCCGAACTCGTCGAACTGACCCGGCTCCACCCCGCCAACGAACGGCTGTACGCCCAGGCGATGGTGGCCTTCTACCGCGCCGGCCGCCAGTCCGAGGCGCTCCAGCTCTACCGCGGTCTCAGGCGGCGGCTCGTCGAGGAGCTGGGCCTGGAGCCCGCCCCGCAGCTCCAGCGGCTGCACCAGGCGATGCTCTCGGTCGATCCCCGCCTGGACACCCCCGCCCACGGCGGCCGGCCGACACCGACCTTCGACCTCTACGCAGCCTGAACCCTGCCCACACACCCCAGCCCCACCTCCACCCCCACCTCGACCCCACCGCGCGAGACACCCGAGAGAGGCGACACAGTGACGGACCAGGACGAGAACCAGGACCAGGACCAGAACCAGGTACCCACCCTCTACGAATGGATCGGCGGCACCGAGGCGCTGGAGCGGCTCACCGAGGCGTTCTACGCCCGCGTCCGCAAGGACGAGGTCCTCGCCCCGCTCTTCGCGCACATGGACGACGACCACCCCCAGCACGTCGCGACCTTCCTCGGCGAAGTACTCGGCGGGCCCACGCACTACACCGAGCAGCACGGCGGCTACCCCCACATGGTCTCCCGCCACCGGGGCCGGGCCATCAAGCCCGAGCAGCGGGCCCGCTGGGTGGAGCTGATGCTGACGGCGATGGACGAGGTCGGGCTGCCCGAGGACGCCGAGTTCCGCTCGGCCTTCGTCGGCTACATCGAGTTCGGCTCGCGCCGGGCCATGGCCAATTCCCAGCCGGACGTCGGCCCCACCCGTCGTACGACCATCAAGAAGTGGGGCTGGGGCGAGGGCGTACCCGGTGAGGAGTGACCCACAGGCCGACGGCGGGGCCGATCCCCCGGCCGGCCCCCGGAACCGGCCCTCCCGCGGGTCCCCTCCGCGTCCCGGTATCGGCAACAAATGTTGTCCGTCCGTGGAGCCCGGTTCCAGCATGGGGGCCACTGGTGATCACCACGATCCGGCGGACCGCCGAGGCCGGCAGACCGGCACGCATCCGCCCTGATCCGTATGCCCGAACCGTCTCAACGAGGAGTCCGCTCATGCGTTTGGCCACCCCCGGGGCTGTGCGACGCGTCCCCCCGCACCCCGCCGCCTCCCCGCACCCCGTCGCCACCCCGCGCCCCACCACCCCGCGCGTCACCCAGGCCCCGCGCCTCTCCGTCCCGCAGGCGGGAGGCGGCCCCCGATGAGCGTCCAGACCGAACCGCAGGAAGCCACCGCGCCGAAGGCCAACGGCAGGCTGCCGCTCGCCGTCTATCTGCTCGCGTTCAGCCTGTTCGCGATGGGCAGCGCCGAGTTCCTGCTCGCCGGCGTCCTCCCGGACATCGCCGACGACCTCGACATCTCGCTGTCCTCCGCGGGCGCCCTCATCTCGGCCTTCGCCATCGGCGTGGTGATCGGCGGGCCGCCGCTCGCGGTGCTGACCCTGCGCTGGCCGCGCCGTACGACCCTGGTGATCTCGCAGGCGGTGTTCGCCGCCGGGGTGGCCGTCGGTCTGGTGACCGAGGACTTCACCGTGCTGCTCGTCACCCGCTTCCTGATCGGCCTGGCGTACGCCGGGTTCTGGGCCGTCGCCGCGGTCACCGCGATCTCCCTCGTCACCCCCGACCGCACCGCCCGGGCCTCCGGCGTGGTGGTCAGCGGCCTCAGCATCGCGATGGTCGCCGGCGGCCCGGCGGGCGCCTTCCTCAGCCACTTCACCGGCTGGCGGGGCGGGTTCTGGGCGGTGGTCGCGCTCACCGTGCTCAGCGCGATCGCCACGATCGTCGCCGTGCCCGCCACCAAGGCGGCACAAGAACCCAGCGTGAAGCGTGAGTTGCAGACGATGCGGCAGCCGCAGCTGTGGGTGGTGTACGCCGCGACCCTGCTCAGCACCGCCGCGTACATGATCTCGTACAACTACCTCGCGGCCTTCCTCACGGACGTCACCGGTGTCGACTCCGTGTGGGTGCCCGGCATCCTCGTCCTCTTCGGCATCGGGGCCTTCATCGGCCTCTCCATCGGTGGCCGGATCGCCGACGGGCGCCCCCATCACGCCCTGCTCATCGGGGCCGGCGGCATCCTCGTCTGCTCCGTCCTGCTCGCGCTCCTCGCCGACTACGCCGTGGCCGTCGTCCCCCTGGTCCTGCTCCTGGGCGTCGCCGGCTTCGTCCTCAACCCGGCCGTCTACGGGCGGGTGTTCACCGTCGCGGCAGGCGCGCCGACGCTCGCCGGCGCCACCGCCGTCTCCATGTTCCAGCTCGGCATCAGCGTGGTCCCCGTCCTCGCGGGCGTGGCGCTCGGCGCCGGTGCCGGTCTCACCTCGATCCCGTGGCTGGGTGCCGGCCTGGCCGTCCTCACCATCCCGGTCGTCCTGGTCGAGCGCACGATGGCCCGCAACCGGGCCGCACGCACCCCCGACTCCGCGAACACGACGACGAGCGCCGACGTGAGCGCCCAGGCGGTCGCGGACAACTGATCCACCGTCATGACACATCACCGGTAGCCGCGGAGAGCTCCGTCCCCCGGGACTCTCCGCCGGCTCCCCCACAGGGAGGACCTCATGGACAACGAGCTGGGCTACGAACTCGGCACCTGGGTCGTGTCACAGATCCAGAGCCCCGACCGCCCCACGGAGTCGACCTTCTCGCTGCTCGGCAGGGAATGGGACCTGTTGCCCGAGGTGTTCCCGCCGCACACGGACCCCGGCCCCGGCCTGTTCGCCTCCTGGGTGCCGTACGAGCGGGGCGACCGCTTCCTGGAGCTGGGCTGCGGCGCCGGCATCGCCGCCGTGCTCGCGGCGCAGCACGGGGCCACGCGGGTGCTCGCCACCGACATCAACCCGGCCGCCGTGCAGAACGCCCGGCGCAACGCCGAGCGGCACGGGGTCACGGACCGGTTCACC is a window encoding:
- a CDS encoding Cmx/CmrA family chloramphenicol efflux MFS transporter, with the protein product MSVQTEPQEATAPKANGRLPLAVYLLAFSLFAMGSAEFLLAGVLPDIADDLDISLSSAGALISAFAIGVVIGGPPLAVLTLRWPRRTTLVISQAVFAAGVAVGLVTEDFTVLLVTRFLIGLAYAGFWAVAAVTAISLVTPDRTARASGVVVSGLSIAMVAGGPAGAFLSHFTGWRGGFWAVVALTVLSAIATIVAVPATKAAQEPSVKRELQTMRQPQLWVVYAATLLSTAAYMISYNYLAAFLTDVTGVDSVWVPGILVLFGIGAFIGLSIGGRIADGRPHHALLIGAGGILVCSVLLALLADYAVAVVPLVLLLGVAGFVLNPAVYGRVFTVAAGAPTLAGATAVSMFQLGISVVPVLAGVALGAGAGLTSIPWLGAGLAVLTIPVVLVERTMARNRAARTPDSANTTTSADVSAQAVADN
- a CDS encoding group II truncated hemoglobin; amino-acid sequence: MTDQDENQDQDQNQVPTLYEWIGGTEALERLTEAFYARVRKDEVLAPLFAHMDDDHPQHVATFLGEVLGGPTHYTEQHGGYPHMVSRHRGRAIKPEQRARWVELMLTAMDEVGLPEDAEFRSAFVGYIEFGSRRAMANSQPDVGPTRRTTIKKWGWGEGVPGEE